Proteins from a genomic interval of Nostoc sp. 'Peltigera membranacea cyanobiont' N6:
- a CDS encoding efflux RND transporter periplasmic adaptor subunit yields the protein MSNSLRSQTPTAIRYVSGTFLSLLLLASPAVVLAHRGHGDEFQGGSEATSTNNSIQVDADTAKRLGIKVEPVQRQRLAIGIKTTGQIETLPNQKVEVTTPIEGAKVVELLVEPGASVKLGQPVAIVTSPGLVTLRVESQDKLAQGQADLQLAQADLRLAQQNYQRYQQIADSEIAQAESQVDFAQEKYNKDKQLATEGALPRRNALESQTQLAQAKAELTKANSRRDVIGAENQLKRAQASVQLAKSNINRSNTSYQTRLAQLGNLPNAKGLVTVTAPISGKVADREVTIGQTFNDAGGKLMTIVNDSRLFATANIYEKDLGRVKAGQRVTLKVASMPERTFSGRISRIGTVVEGETRVVPVQAEVNNSLRQLKPGMFAELEVLTDQTSSAISAIPTSAVVDANGKKVVYVQNGNAYQTVEVTLGQTSGDMVEVKSGLFEGDMIVTQRAPQLYAQSLRSGTKPKEDEHGAVPSQTTEVKTSSLSVPWWIGAGGGTTLAIVAFMAGTFWSSRRSKSHLILVGNSELNPPVSETEIHYNNSKSPTLSRSTIVHEQEDPHHPQS from the coding sequence ATGTCTAACTCTTTGCGTTCCCAAACACCTACAGCTATTCGTTATGTTTCTGGCACATTCCTGAGCCTGCTGTTATTAGCAAGTCCCGCAGTTGTTCTGGCTCATCGTGGACATGGAGACGAATTTCAAGGAGGAAGTGAAGCCACTTCAACTAATAATTCTATTCAGGTTGATGCCGACACAGCCAAACGGTTAGGGATTAAAGTCGAGCCTGTTCAACGTCAGCGGCTAGCCATTGGCATTAAAACCACTGGACAAATAGAGACTCTTCCTAACCAAAAAGTAGAAGTGACCACCCCAATTGAAGGGGCGAAAGTTGTTGAATTGTTGGTGGAACCTGGTGCATCAGTAAAACTTGGTCAACCTGTTGCTATAGTTACTAGTCCAGGCTTGGTGACATTACGTGTGGAATCTCAGGACAAATTAGCACAAGGTCAAGCTGATTTACAATTAGCCCAAGCTGACTTAAGACTAGCTCAACAAAATTACCAAAGATATCAACAAATAGCTGACTCTGAAATTGCCCAAGCAGAGAGTCAAGTTGACTTTGCTCAAGAAAAGTACAACAAAGATAAACAGTTAGCCACTGAAGGCGCTTTACCCCGACGCAATGCTTTAGAATCCCAGACCCAGCTAGCACAGGCAAAAGCCGAACTTACCAAAGCTAACAGCCGTCGGGACGTTATCGGGGCAGAAAATCAACTTAAACGCGCCCAAGCATCAGTTCAACTAGCAAAGTCAAATATTAATCGCAGTAATACTAGTTATCAAACTCGACTTGCTCAACTGGGAAACCTTCCCAATGCTAAGGGATTAGTAACAGTAACCGCTCCTATATCTGGTAAGGTTGCTGATAGAGAAGTTACTATCGGTCAAACTTTTAATGATGCTGGTGGTAAATTGATGACGATTGTCAATGATAGTCGGCTTTTTGCCACAGCTAACATTTATGAAAAAGATTTAGGTAGAGTTAAAGCTGGTCAAAGGGTGACTCTAAAAGTAGCCAGTATGCCTGAGCGTACCTTTTCTGGACGAATTTCCCGGATTGGTACGGTGGTAGAAGGAGAAACACGAGTTGTACCAGTACAAGCAGAGGTAAATAACTCTCTTCGGCAACTCAAACCAGGAATGTTTGCCGAGCTAGAAGTCTTAACAGACCAAACGTCCTCTGCTATTTCAGCTATTCCGACCTCAGCAGTGGTTGACGCGAATGGTAAGAAAGTTGTTTACGTACAAAATGGTAATGCTTACCAAACAGTTGAAGTGACTTTAGGGCAAACCTCTGGAGATATGGTTGAGGTTAAGAGTGGCTTATTTGAGGGCGATATGATTGTCACTCAACGCGCACCACAACTTTACGCACAATCATTGCGGAGTGGTACTAAGCCAAAAGAAGATGAGCATGGTGCAGTTCCCTCACAGACAACAGAGGTTAAAACGTCTAGCTTGTCAGTACCCTGGTGGATTGGAGCAGGGGGAGGAACTACACTTGCCATTGTAGCTTTTATGGCGGGTACTTTCTGGTCTAGTCGTCGCAGTAAGTCGCATTTGATACTAGTAGGTAACTCAGAGTTAAACCCTCCTGTGTCTGAAACAGAAATTCATTACAACAACTCTAAGTCGCCGACTTTATCCAGATCGACAATTGTGCATGAGCAAGAAGACCCTCACCATCCACAGTCTTAG
- a CDS encoding DUF305 domain-containing protein, protein MQLSTLKNSFLSLTLVAIASVPIGLLTACSTTTSRNQASNPTTTATDTSDKQPMNHDGGMMNHGSGTMNHNMSMDLGSADANYDLRFIDAMTPHHQGAVEMANVAQEKSKRPEIKKLASEIIKDQDKEIAQLKQWRTAWYPGASSTPVAYDAKTGKTVAMPHEQMQGMMMNMDLGAADAEFDLRFINAMIPHHESAITMAQDALSKSKRPEIKKLAQSIIDSQQTEINQMKQWRKTWYNQ, encoded by the coding sequence ATGCAACTTTCTACTCTGAAAAACAGCTTTTTGTCATTGACCTTAGTAGCGATCGCCTCTGTCCCTATCGGCCTGTTAACAGCCTGTTCTACAACTACTTCCCGAAACCAAGCATCAAACCCTACTACCACCGCCACTGATACTAGCGACAAGCAACCGATGAACCATGACGGTGGCATGATGAATCATGGTAGTGGCACGATGAACCATAACATGTCAATGGATTTAGGTTCAGCCGATGCTAATTATGATTTGCGTTTTATTGATGCGATGACTCCGCACCATCAAGGAGCAGTGGAGATGGCAAATGTTGCACAGGAGAAATCAAAACGTCCTGAAATCAAAAAGCTGGCTTCGGAAATTATTAAAGATCAAGATAAAGAAATCGCCCAGTTGAAACAGTGGCGCACAGCTTGGTATCCCGGAGCAAGCAGTACCCCGGTAGCTTATGATGCGAAAACAGGTAAAACAGTCGCAATGCCTCACGAACAAATGCAAGGCATGATGATGAATATGGACTTAGGAGCCGCCGATGCTGAGTTTGACTTGCGGTTCATAAATGCAATGATTCCTCATCACGAAAGTGCAATTACAATGGCTCAAGATGCATTGAGTAAGTCTAAGCGTCCTGAAATCAAGAAATTAGCTCAAAGTATCATTGATTCACAACAAACAGAGATTAACCAAATGAAACAGTGGCGAAAAACTTGGTATAACCAGTGA